AAATGCTGGACCGCTACGAGGAATCTGCACGACAGATCGAAGTTAAGTACAACCGCGGTAAGCTCACCAGCCGTGAGCGTTACGACCGACTGGTCGAGCTGTGGAAGGACGCAACCGACGCTGTTGGTCAGGCTGTTGAGGATCTGTACCCAGATGACAACCCAATTCCAATGATCGTGAAGTCCGGTGCTGCCGGTAACATGCGTCAGATTTGGACCCTTGCAGGTATGAAGGGCATGGTTGTGAACTCGAAGGGTGACTACATCACCCGTCCTATCAAGACTTCCTTCCGTGAAGGCCTGACAGTTCTCGAGTACTTCAACAACTCCCACGGTTCCCGTAAGGGTCTGGCCGATACCGCACTGCGTACTGCTGACTCTGGCTACCTGACCCGTCGTCTTGTTGACGTCGCTCAGGACGTCATCGTCCGCGTCGAAGACTGTGGCACCCGCCAGGGCGTTCGCGTTCCTGTTGCTGCTGAAGTTTTGGATGCAACCGGTGCAGTCACCGGCTACACCCGCCATGACCTGATCGAGACTTCTGTTTCTGGTCGTGTTTTGGCTGGCGACGCAACCAACGCTGCTGGTGAGGTTATCCTCGCTGCTGGCACCGACCTGACCGAGCTCAACATTGATCTCTTGGTTGGGGCTGGCATCAAGGAAGTTAAGGTTCGTTCCGTACTTACCTGCCAGACCCCAACCGGTGTGTGTGCAAAGTGCTACGGCAAGTCCATGGCTTCCGGCCACCAGGTTGATATCGGAGAGGCTGTCGGCATCGTGGCTGCACAGTCCATCGGTGAGCCTGGTACCCAGCTGACCATGCGTACCTTCCACCAGGGTGGTGTCGGTGGCGACATCACCGGCGGTCTGCCTCGTGTTCAGGAGCTGTTTGAGGCGCGTGTTCCTAAGAACTGTGCACCAATCGCTTCCGTCGACGGCACCATCCACCTTGAGGATGAGGGCAACTTCTACACCTTGACCATCGTCCCTGACGATGGCTCGGACAACGTTGTCTACGAGAAGCTGTCCAAGCGACAGGGTCTCGCATCCACTCGCGTGGCAATGGAATCGAACGCAGGTGCCTTCATCGAGCGCACTCTGACCGAGGGTGACCACGTCACCGTTGGCCAGCGTCTGCTCCGCGGTGCTGCCGATCCTCACGATGTTCTCGAAGTTTTGGGTCGTCGTGGTGTGGAACAGCACCTCATCGATGAGGTCCAGGCTGTTTACCGTGCACAGGGTGTGGCCATCCACGACAAGCACATCGAAATTATCATTCGACAGATGCTTCGTCGCGGTACCGTCATCGAATCCGGTTCTACCGAGTTCCTCCCAGGTTCTTTGGTGGATCTGTCTGAGGCAAAGCTCGCTAACTCCGAGGCAATCGGTGCTGGCGGACAGCCTGCAGAGCTCCGCTCTGAGATCATGGGTATCACCAAGGCATCGCTGGCAACTGAGTCGTGGCTGTCCGCTGCATCCTTCCAGGAGACCACTCGTGTCCTGACTGATGCTGCGATCAACAAGCGCTCCGACAAACTCATTGGTCTGAAGGAGAACGTGATCATCGGTAAGCTGATCCCAGCTGGTACCGGTATCGCGCGCTACCGCAACATCTCCATCAAGCCAACCGAGGCTGCACGCAACGCCGCATACTCGATTCCTACCTACGGTGAGTCGATCTACGGTGATGACGGATTCGGTGAGTTCACCGGCGCATCCGTCCCATTGGATGAGGCTTTCTAGAGCAAGGAAACCGTAATCCAGCACAGCATATTTGGTCGCTGAGAAGTTGAGGCCCTGGAGCTACTTGAAAAAGTAGCTCCAGGGCCTCTTTTGTGTACACCGTAGACCATTTTCCCTGTACCGTTTATGGCACAGGGTGCGTACCATAAACGGTACACATGTCCCACAGTCGTGGGGAATAAAACCCTTAACCCCCAGATTCCTAGGTAAATGCCCACCTCAGGCCTAGTTTCAGAAGTATGTGGAAACTCTCTCTTGGAATCATCATCGGCGGAATTCTTTTCTCGCTAGGCATCTGGGCAACCCATGCGGCCACCAACATCGTGGTTATCGCGGGGTGGGTGGGAATCTTTGCATCAATCGCAGTCTGGTTATACGTCATCTGGCGTGCGGCAGTGGGCAATGTAAAAAGCCCGTTCTAAGATGGAGGCGTATGGACGACCTTCTTAAGCAGGAAGTAAAAGACTTCCTCACCACCCGAAGGGCGCGGCTGCAGCCCAGCCAAGCAGGCATTGCACACCAGATGGGCGATGACCGCCGCGTGCCGGGGCTGCGTAGGGAAGAGGTAGCTAAGCTCGCCGGTATTTCACTCGAGTACTACATCCGTTTTGAGCGGGGAAACCTTAAAGGAGTCTCGCGGGACATCTTGGAATCGTTGTCCAAAGCCCTGCAGTTAAGCGACATTGAGAAGCAGCACCTGATCAATCTGGCACAGCGCGCGGAAAATTCACGACAGCAGCTCTCCATCGGCGCCCCGACAGCACCGCTGCAGGACATTGTTGATGCACTCAGCGGTAATCCTGCGTGGATCCGCAACGAACAGATGGATATTCTGGCCACTAACTCAATGTGCGCCACACTCTATGAACCGATCTTTAAGGATCTCCCGGATCGTCCCAACACGGCGAGGCATTGCTATATGGGCGCGAGTGCGGGAGATTTTTGGGTTGACCGCGAAGCATTGAGCGCGGAGTTTGCGGCGAAACTGCGCCTCGAGTACGCGCGGCGCCCCAGTGCGCCCGGATTAAAGGAGCTTATCGACGAACTCCACCACAACAGTTCAGTTTTTCGCGAGAACTGGGCTACGGCGGATGTGACGTCTTTCGGGGCCGGCATCAAACGGTTTAATCATCCAGAGATAGGGTTGGTGACGTATCGTTATGAGACCTTCAATATCAACAGTGCGCCGGGATATGTGTTGAGTGTGTATTTCCGGCAATGATGCGTCGAAAAGCACTTTAGGCGCGGGGTTTGGTGATTACGCTGACCCCGCCCATGAAAGCAATACCCTGGACTCGGACGACGGGCGCGTCGTCAGGCAGCATGCCGGGTTGGATGGTTGCCTTTTTGTCTATCGTTTGTTCGAAGCCGCCCATGACGCCGACGCCGTCGCAGATCACGCGCACGCCTTCGGGGACGATGATTTCCATGCCGCCCATGACGCAGAACGCGCTGATTTCGATGTGATTGCTCTCAAGCAGTGCGTCGCGGAGGTCAAGTTCGCTTCCGCCCATGATTGCAATCGAGGTGTGACTCTGGGGCACGAGCCAATTTCCTTTGCGCGAAGCGCCACCTAAGAGAGAAAAGGATAGCTTGGAGCCGGTGGGATTGCCGGTGATTTGTCGACGCACGCGAGCCACAGCCGATTGTGCATCAAAGACTTCGGGAGCGGGGAAGTGGTGGGCCGTCGGAAGGTTGTAGGCGCCGGGAAATGCCTGGCCTAGAAGGTGATGAGGGTTATCGTTGACGTCAGCGATCAGCGAAATCAAAGTATCAAGATGCCTGGCATTCCACGCTTGAGTAGAACGCTCCTCAAACTCCTCGAGTGTGAGTTGACCACGGGAAACGGCTGCAGAAAGTTCATCTACCACTTGGTTTCGATTCTGATCGGTGGCGAGTTTCTTGATGGGGTCATTTTCCTGTGGGGCAGCCATGCCCACCATTCTAAACTTGGGATTTGTTATATGTCGATCTCGCTGCTAATGTGAACGGCTGAGTCCCACTCTTGTAGTTGGGAACTGACGGCACCTCGCTTACACGCGGTGGTACTGCCCCTGGATTTCCGGGACGCGGTGACGCATGTGAGCACTTGTGAGGTTGTCCGTGACATGTTTGGTCGGGCCCCAAAAAGAGCCCCCTTTTTTTCGTGTCTGGATAACTTTTCAATGATACACGCGCCATCGACAAGCTCAGCCTTCGTGTTCGTCCCCCGGGCGTCACGTCAGCACTAAAGAACAACTCCGAAATAAGGATGGTTCATGCCAACTATTCAGCAGCTGGTCCGTAAGGGCCGCCACGATAAGACCGCTAAGGTGGCTACCGCGGCACTGAAGGGTTCCCCTCAGCGTCGTGGCGTATGCACTCGTGTGTACACCACCACTCCAAAGAAGCCTAACTCTGCACTCCGTAAGGTTGCCCGTGTGCGCCTTACCTCCGGCATCGAGGTTTCCGCTTACATCCCTGGTGAGGGCCACAACCTGCAGGAGCACTCTATGGTGCTCGTTCGCGGTGGTCGTGTTAAGGACCTCCCAGGTGTCCGTTACAAGATCGTCCGTGGTGCACTGGATACCCAGGGTGTTAAGGACCGCAAGCAGGCTCGTTCCCGCTACGGCGCGAAGAGGGGATAATAAACAATGCGTAAATCAGCAGCTCCTAAGCGTCCAGTAGTTCTGGATCCTGTATACAAGTCTGAGGTTGTTACTCAGCTGGTAAACAAGGTCCTTATCGGTGGTAAGAAGTCCACCGCAGAGCGCATTGTCTACGGTGCCCTCGAGATCTGCCGCGAAAAGACCGGCACCGATCCAGTTGGCACTCTCGAAAAGGCTCTTGGCAACGTTCGCCCAGACCTCGAGGTTCGCTCCCGCCGTGTTGGTGGCGCAACCTACCAGGTCCCAGTTGACGTTCGCCCAGCACGTGCGAACACCCTCGCATTGCGTTGGTTGGTTACCTTCACCCGCCAGCGTCGTGAGAACACCATGATCGAGCGCCTCGCAAACGAGATCCTCGATGCAGCTAACGGCCTTGGCGCTTCCGTGAAGCGTCGCGAGGATACCCACAAGATGGCAGAGGCCAACCGCGCCTTCGCCCACTACCGCTGGTAGTACTGCACGACATGATTGCCCACCCACCTTTGAAAAACTCTTCCCGCCTACGTACTTCACACTTGAATATGCTGGCAGTTGGTAGTTTCATTAGGTGGATGGGCTTTTAGTCTCATTAGTGCAGGTTAGGGTCGCTAAATAGACCGACTAAAGTCACTGAATAATACTGAATAATCCAGTGTGTTACATAAAAAGTTGACACCACTTGCTCTTAGCACACTGCTTTGCAGCCAAGTTAGTGGCAAAATGTAACAAGAGAATTATCCGAAAGGCGTCGAGCTTTTAAGTATCGGGGCAATCTTTATTGATTGAGATTGCCCCAGGGTGCTTGATAGTAAAACGCCGTAACCAACAAGTTGGGGTACCACTGTGGCACAAGAAGTGCTTAAGGATCTAAACAAGGTCCGCAACATCGGCATCATGGCTCACATCGATGCTGGTAAGACCACGACCACCGAACGCATCCTTTTCTACACCGGCATCAACCGTAAGGTCGGCGAGACCCACGACGGTGCATCCACCACCGACTGGATGGAGCAGGAGAAGGAACGCGGCATCACCATTACCTCCGCTGCTGTTACCTGTTTCTGGGACAACAACCAGATCAACATCATTGACACCCCAGGTCACGTTGACTTCACCGTTGAGGTTGAGCGTTCCCTCCGTGTTCTTGATGGCGCAGTTGCTGTGTTCGACGGCAAGGAAGGCGTTGAGCCACAGTCCGAGCAGGTTTGGCGTCAGGCTACCAAGTACGACGTTCCACGTATCTGCTTCGTCAACAAGATGGACAAGCTGGGCGCAGACTTCTACTTCACCGTTGGCACTATCGAGGACCGCCTCGGCGCAAAGCCATTGGTTATGCAGCTCCCAATCGGTGCTGAAGACGACTTCGAGGGCGTCATCGACCTTCTGCAGATGAAGGCTCTGACCTGGCGTGGCGTGACCCCAATTGGTACCGAAGCTACCGTTGAGGAAATCCCAGCAGACCTCGCAGACCGTGCAGCTGAATACCGCGAGAAGCTTCTTGAGACCGTCGCTGAGTCCGACGAAGAGCTCATGGAAAAGTACTTCGGCGGCGAAGAGCTCACCATGGACGAGATCAAGGGTGCCATCCGTAAGATGGTTATTAACTCTGAGATCTACCCTGTGTACTGCGGTACCGCATACAAGAACAAGGGCGTCCAGCCACTGCTCGACGCAGTAGTTGACTTCCTGCCATCCCCACTGGACCTCGGCGAGACCAGCGGTACCGACGTTAAGGATCCTGAGAAGGTCCTGACCCGTAAGCCTTCCGACGATGAGCCACTGGCAGCACTTGCATTCAAGATCGCAGCTCACCCATTCTTCGGCAAGCTGACCTTCGTCCGTCTGTATTCCGGCAAGGTTGAGCCAGGCGAGCAGGTCCTGAACTCCACCAAGGGCAAGAAGGAGCGCATCGGTAAGCTGTTCCAGATGCACGCCAACAAGGAAAACCCTGTTGAGGTTGCACACGCTGGTAACATTTACGCATTCATCGGCCTGAAGGACACCACCACCGGTGACACCCTCTGCGATGCAAACGCACCAATCATCCTGGAGTCCATGGACTTCCCAGACCCAGTCATTAAGGTTGCTATTGAGCCTAAGACCAAGTCTGACCAGGAGAAGCTCGGCGTTGCTATCCAGAAGCTCGCTGAAGAAGACCCAACCTTCACCGTTGAACTGGATGAAGAGTCCGGCCAGACCGTTATCGGTGGCATGGGCGAGCTCCACCTCGACGTTCTTGTTGACCGCATGAAGCGCGAGTTCAAGGTTGAGGCAAACATCGGTGACCCACAGGTTGCTTACCGTGAGACCATCCGTAAGCCTGTTGAGTCCCTGAGCTACACCCACAAGAAGCAGACCGGTGGTTCCGGTCAGTTCGCTAAGGTCATCATCTCCATCGAGCCTTACGCACCTGCACCAGAAGAGCTTGAAGAGGGCGAGTCCGCAATCTACAAGTTCGAGAACGCTGTTACCGGTGGTCGTGTTCCTAGGGAATACATCCCATCCGTTGACGCTGGTATCCAGGACGCAATGCAGTACGGTTACCTCGCTGGTTACCCACTGGTTAACGTCAAGGCAACCCTTGAAGACGGCGCTTACCATGACGTTGACTCCTCTGAAATGGCCTTCAAGCTCGCCGGTTCCCAGGCGTTCAAGGAAGCTGTTGCAAAGGCAAAGCCAGTTCTTCTCGAGCCAATCATGTCCGTTGAAATCACCACTCCTGAGGAGTACATGGGTGAAGTCATCGGTGACGTGAACGCTCGTCGTGGCCAGATCGCTTCCATGGATGACCGTGCAGGCGCAAAGCTGGTTAAGGCTAAGGTTCCACTGTCTCAGATGTTCGGCTACGTCGGTGACCTCCGTTCCAAGACCCAGGGTCGTGCAAACTACTCCATGATCTTCGATTCCTACGCTGAGGTTCCTGCCAATGTTGCAGCTGAGGTTATTGCTGAGCGCAACGGCACCGCTTCCTAATCACCATTAGGTAAGCACTGGATAGCCAACCGATTGTGGTTGGCTGCCAAACCCCACCCCGCGAGTTTAACCGTGTCAGAAGGCACGTAGGGTGGTGTGGGGTAGCGGCCTGTTAAATATTTTGAATGAGACTCTTCCAGCCACCCTGTGGCCCCAGAGAAGCTAGTCAAATCCGATGTGTTTAGCTGGCCGTTACCCTGCGAATGTCCACAGGGTAGCTGGTAGTTTGAAAATCAACGCCGTTGCCCCTAGGATTCAGTAACTGGCACATTTTGTAATGCGCTAGATCTGTGACCCAAGCTCTTAGCTGTTGATCACAGTGAAGGCAAAACCAATTCGTGGCTGCGAAAGTCGTAGCCACCACGAAGTCCAGGAGGACATACAGTGGCAAAGGCGAAGTTCGAGCGTACCAAGCCCCACGTAAACATCGGCACCATCGGTCACGTTGACCACGGTAAGACCACCACCACCGCGGCTATCACCAAGGTTCTGGCTGACGCTTACCCTGAGCTCAACGAGGCTTTCGCCTTCGACGCGATCGACAAGGCTCCTGAGGAGAAGGAGCGTGGCATCACGATCAACATCTCCCACGTTGAGTACCAGACCGAGAAGCGCCACTACGCACACGTTGACGCTCCAGGCCACGCCGACTACATCAAGAACATGATCACCGGCGCAGCTCAGATGGACGGCGCAATCCTCGTTGTTGCAGCTACCGACGGCCCAATGCCACAGACCCGTGAGCACGTTCTTCTTGCTCGCCAGGTTGGCGTTCCTTACATCCTCGTTGCTCTGAACAAGTGCGACATGGTTGACGATGAGGAAATCATCGAGCTCGTCGAGATGGAAGTTCGCGAACTTCTTGCTGAGCAGGATTACGACGAAGATGCTCCAATCGTTCACATCTCCGCTCTGAAGGCTCTTGAGGGCGACGAGAAGTGGGCTGGCCAGATCCTCGAGCTCATGCAGGCTTGCGATGACAACATCCCAGACCCAGTTCGTGAGACCGACAAGCCATTCCTCATGCCTATCGAGGACATCTTCACCATCACCGGTCGTGGCACCGTTGTTACCGGTCGTGTCGAGCGCGGTACCCTGAACGTCAACGACGATGTTGAGATCATCGGCATCAAGGAGAAGTCCACCTCCACCACCGTTACCGGTATCGAGATGTTCCGTAAGCTCCTTGACTCCGCTGAGGCTGGCGACAACTGTGGTCTGCTTCTCCGCGGTATCAAGCGCGAAGATGTTGAGCGTGGTCAGGTTATCGTTAAGCCAGGCGCTTACACCCCTCACACCGAGTTCGAGGGCTCTGTCTACGTTCTGTCCAAGGATGAAGGTGGCCGCCACACCCCATTCTTCGACAACTACCGTCCTCAGTTCTACTTCCGCACCACCGACGTTACCGGTGTTGTGAAGCTTCCAGAGGGCACCGAGATGGTTATGCCTGGCGACAACGTCGACATGTCCGTCACCCTGATCCAGCCTGTCGCTATGGACGAGGGTCTGCGTTTCGCTATCCGCGAAGGCTCCCGCACCGTTGGCGCTGGTCGTGTCACCAAGATCATCAAGTAATGATCTTTTAAGAATCACTAACGATTCTTAAACAAGCTAAATGAGCTTGGAGGATTTTCCTCCAAGCTCATTTTTCTGTCTAAACCCAAGTGACTAAACCCACTGTGTCTCGCCCCACCTGGAGGTTCGGCGCTTCGCAAGGGCTGGACTACAATCGTGGCAATGACCAGCGAACCCCGACGAATCCCCGCAGTGTTACAGGAACTCCAAGCAACGTGGGAGGGCCAACCCGACCTCTCCCTAACCGCACTCTTCGGCATCCTCAACACACACGGCGTTGGCTGGGGAGCAGATGATGACCTCCTGATCCAAGCGCTGCGCACCATGCGCGAAGAGTATCCCGCGACTATCACCGGACCGCGATACACCGTGGATTCCCGTTTCGTAGTCAGTACGAGACAGCCCGACAACATCGTCACCATCGATCCGTTTCGAGTGGTCGTACGCCCCGCCGTCATCACCGACACCCGCAAACAGCCCGGCATCTGGGAATACTCGCACATCGAGTGCACCGTTGGCGGCAGCCTGATACTCACCGACGCCGACGACTTCGCACACAACCTTGGCCAAGTTCAACGCATCCGCCGTGTAACCCACGAGGCTCACCCAGAAACCCCACAGCTAACCGGCGTTAATCGGCAAGGGCTAGGCGAGCAGGTGTACCTGCTTGTGCTTATCGACGGATCCCTCATCCTTCTAGACTCCAAACTACGAGTCTTCGAAGCGCTGCGCCGCGAGGTAAAAGCCGAAACGCTCACCTGGAAAAAGATTCTCACGTGTGTTCCGGGCGAACCTCTCCGAGTGCGTACTGACACTGGGGATACCACCATTGGCAATGCAGCTGTCGCAAAGATCATTCCGCTGGAATAATACTTGGATTTATGGCTTAGGTAAGGCACTGCTAACGTAGTTTGCATGGTTAGTGCAGTGCCGAGTCTAAGTGAACCCGTTCAGCCCTCCATTAGTGTGTGGGTTCAACGGGGTGAAGCTGATGTCAGCATTGGCGAGAGAAAGTGGCCGATGACTGCGGACAATCTCTTGTGGATGCCTGCCTACTCAACTGCCGGACTAATGCAATCACCTGATGCAATTGCGCTTTCCGTTCAGTTTCCATTTGCCGGGCCAAAGATCCCCCGAATGGGACCTGACCCCTGTTTGGTAGACACCCGACAACCCGGCTTTCTGCCGGGGAAGAAAGGTAACCTGCCACCATGCCCAGCAAGACCTACACCGAGGAATTCCGCCACGACGCGGTCGCCCTCTACGAGAATTCCCCCGGCGTATGGATCAACGCCCTCGCCACCGAACTCGGCGTCAACCGCAACACCCTCCAGATCTGGGTCCGCAAATACGGCACCGGCGCCCGCACCACCACCAGCACCGAGGCCGCCTCGCAGACCCCGACATCGGTGACCGATGCCGAACGTATCCGCCAGCTGGAACGGGAAAACGCCCGACTGAAGGAAGAGCGCGACATCCTGCGCAAGGCCGCGAAATATTTTGCGGAAGAGACGACCTGGTGATCCGCTTCCAGTTCGTTGACGACGCCAAGAACAGCCATTCGGTCAAGCGGTTATGTGAGGTTCTGAAACTCAACCGGTCCTCGTACTACAAATGGAGAAACACCTCCTCCGCCAGGACACAACGCCTGCTCAGCGACGCGATCCTCGGCGCACGGGTCAAGGCCGTGTTCGCCGCAGAACGCGGCTGCTACGGCTCCAAACGCATCACGGCGCAACTCAACGACGACTCGCCCGGCAGTCCGGTCAATCACAAGAAAGTCGCCCGGATCATGCGCTCGTTGCAACTGGTTGGCTACTCCAAGAAACGCAAGGTCACCACGACTGTCTCGGATGGGAGGAAGCCGGTGTTTCCGGATCTCGTCGGCCGGAGGTTCACCGCCCCGGCACCGAACCAGGTCTACGTCGGCGATATCACGTACCTGCCGATCGCGGACGGGTCGAATATGTACCTGGCCACGGTCATCGACTGTTTCTCCCGCCGGCTGGTCGGCTTCGCGATCGCCGATCACATGCGTTCTTCCCTGGTCCAGGACGCCCTGGTGATGGCCAAGGGCCAGCGCGGAAGTCTCGACGACGCAATTTTTCACTCGGACCATGGCAGTGTCTACACTTCCCATGCGTTCCAGGACACGTGTACGCAGCTGGGGATCCGGCAGTCGATGGGCGCGATCGGCAGCAGCGCTGATAACGCCCTGGCGGAGTCCTTCAACGCCGCGTTGAAGCGTGAGGTCCTCCAGGACGCAAAGACGTTTGCCAATCAGTTGCAGTGCCGGCGAGTTGTTTTCCGCTGGTGTACCCGCTACAACACCACGCGTCGGCATTCCTGGTGCGGGTATCTCGCTCCAGCAGTGTTTGAGGAGCAATGTCCTGTTACGCTGAGATCTGCTTCCTGATCACATCCCCCGTGTCTACTTTCCGGGGGTCGGGCCCCAACGCAACAAGGTTGTCCAGCCAAGGCGCGAGCATTTCCGTTCGATGTTCGCCAATCCGAAGAAGTTGAGCAGGCTTGACATACTCCAGTTCGTAAAAGGTTCTTGCCTCCAGCCGGTCGGTGAACTTGGCGGCATGTAGCCAGAACACTTGGT
The window above is part of the Corynebacterium deserti GIMN1.010 genome. Proteins encoded here:
- the rpsG gene encoding 30S ribosomal protein S7, with translation MRKSAAPKRPVVLDPVYKSEVVTQLVNKVLIGGKKSTAERIVYGALEICREKTGTDPVGTLEKALGNVRPDLEVRSRRVGGATYQVPVDVRPARANTLALRWLVTFTRQRRENTMIERLANEILDAANGLGASVKRREDTHKMAEANRAFAHYRW
- a CDS encoding helix-turn-helix domain-containing protein: MDDLLKQEVKDFLTTRRARLQPSQAGIAHQMGDDRRVPGLRREEVAKLAGISLEYYIRFERGNLKGVSRDILESLSKALQLSDIEKQHLINLAQRAENSRQQLSIGAPTAPLQDIVDALSGNPAWIRNEQMDILATNSMCATLYEPIFKDLPDRPNTARHCYMGASAGDFWVDREALSAEFAAKLRLEYARRPSAPGLKELIDELHHNSSVFRENWATADVTSFGAGIKRFNHPEIGLVTYRYETFNINSAPGYVLSVYFRQ
- the fusA gene encoding elongation factor G, translated to MAQEVLKDLNKVRNIGIMAHIDAGKTTTTERILFYTGINRKVGETHDGASTTDWMEQEKERGITITSAAVTCFWDNNQINIIDTPGHVDFTVEVERSLRVLDGAVAVFDGKEGVEPQSEQVWRQATKYDVPRICFVNKMDKLGADFYFTVGTIEDRLGAKPLVMQLPIGAEDDFEGVIDLLQMKALTWRGVTPIGTEATVEEIPADLADRAAEYREKLLETVAESDEELMEKYFGGEELTMDEIKGAIRKMVINSEIYPVYCGTAYKNKGVQPLLDAVVDFLPSPLDLGETSGTDVKDPEKVLTRKPSDDEPLAALAFKIAAHPFFGKLTFVRLYSGKVEPGEQVLNSTKGKKERIGKLFQMHANKENPVEVAHAGNIYAFIGLKDTTTGDTLCDANAPIILESMDFPDPVIKVAIEPKTKSDQEKLGVAIQKLAEEDPTFTVELDEESGQTVIGGMGELHLDVLVDRMKREFKVEANIGDPQVAYRETIRKPVESLSYTHKKQTGGSGQFAKVIISIEPYAPAPEELEEGESAIYKFENAVTGGRVPREYIPSVDAGIQDAMQYGYLAGYPLVNVKATLEDGAYHDVDSSEMAFKLAGSQAFKEAVAKAKPVLLEPIMSVEITTPEEYMGEVIGDVNARRGQIASMDDRAGAKLVKAKVPLSQMFGYVGDLRSKTQGRANYSMIFDSYAEVPANVAAEVIAERNGTAS
- a CDS encoding IS3 family transposase (programmed frameshift), with the translated sequence MPSKTYTEEFRHDAVALYENSPGVWINALATELGVNRNTLQIWVRKYGTGARTTTSTEAASQTPTSVTDAERIRQLERENARLKEERDILRKAAKYFAEGDDLVIRFQFVDDAKNSHSVKRLCEVLKLNRSSYYKWRNTSSARTQRLLSDAILGARVKAVFAAERGCYGSKRITAQLNDDSPGSPVNHKKVARIMRSLQLVGYSKKRKVTTTVSDGRKPVFPDLVGRRFTAPAPNQVYVGDITYLPIADGSNMYLATVIDCFSRRLVGFAIADHMRSSLVQDALVMAKGQRGSLDDAIFHSDHGSVYTSHAFQDTCTQLGIRQSMGAIGSSADNALAESFNAALKREVLQDAKTFANQLQCRRVVFRWCTRYNTTRRHSWCGYLAPAVFEEQCPVTLRSAS
- a CDS encoding DUF1707 SHOCT-like domain-containing protein, with protein sequence MAAPQENDPIKKLATDQNRNQVVDELSAAVSRGQLTLEEFEERSTQAWNARHLDTLISLIADVNDNPHHLLGQAFPGAYNLPTAHHFPAPEVFDAQSAVARVRRQITGNPTGSKLSFSLLGGASRKGNWLVPQSHTSIAIMGGSELDLRDALLESNHIEISAFCVMGGMEIIVPEGVRVICDGVGVMGGFEQTIDKKATIQPGMLPDDAPVVRVQGIAFMGGVSVITKPRA
- the tuf gene encoding elongation factor Tu, with translation MAKAKFERTKPHVNIGTIGHVDHGKTTTTAAITKVLADAYPELNEAFAFDAIDKAPEEKERGITINISHVEYQTEKRHYAHVDAPGHADYIKNMITGAAQMDGAILVVAATDGPMPQTREHVLLARQVGVPYILVALNKCDMVDDEEIIELVEMEVRELLAEQDYDEDAPIVHISALKALEGDEKWAGQILELMQACDDNIPDPVRETDKPFLMPIEDIFTITGRGTVVTGRVERGTLNVNDDVEIIGIKEKSTSTTVTGIEMFRKLLDSAEAGDNCGLLLRGIKREDVERGQVIVKPGAYTPHTEFEGSVYVLSKDEGGRHTPFFDNYRPQFYFRTTDVTGVVKLPEGTEMVMPGDNVDMSVTLIQPVAMDEGLRFAIREGSRTVGAGRVTKIIK
- the rpsL gene encoding 30S ribosomal protein S12, which produces MPTIQQLVRKGRHDKTAKVATAALKGSPQRRGVCTRVYTTTPKKPNSALRKVARVRLTSGIEVSAYIPGEGHNLQEHSMVLVRGGRVKDLPGVRYKIVRGALDTQGVKDRKQARSRYGAKRG